GTAGATTATatagatggaaaaaaaaattcggtgAATTGTTACTTTGACAAAGTTGTGTTTCTACACTGTACCTATCGTGCTGACATGCAGagcaacaaatttttttttttcaaaaaaggcAAAGGTTGCTGTGCTGAAcaactaagttttttttttttaaaaaaaggccaAGGCTACCGCGCTTGGTCAACACGGCAGCTAATAATTAAAGCCACCAAGGGCCGCCGttattagtttttttaaaaatggcAAATGCTACTGTGCTTAGTCATCACGTCAGCGGGCTACTGTGCTTACTAAGCAcaatatttattcttttttttttttaacatatgtTTTCAAAATCAATACTTCAACTAGTTTTCGCCCTATCCTCTGCATATCCGTCATggtgttatattaatataagTTCCATCAAAACTACTTCTTACTTCTTTTTGAATTACTATTGTGAATCGGATTTTGTCTTATTTAAAAATACTTGCTGATGTGCTATGAAAATTGTGATGCACTCAGAGAAGGAAATGATTATGAGTAGGTCATGAAGAAGTTTACCAATAAACTTCTACATACAGTTTGAAGACAATTTTGTGTATATTGTCTTGTCGTAGTTTGTTAATCAACTCTAAGATTTGTCTGTTTTAACTATTGAATTAAATCATATTAGTTCCAACTCTGATTTTGCTATTTCATcaaaatacattaaaaaaaGCTGACATTCTTTCATCACATCTTCATTAAAGTTGAGAACATTTTTTGCTTTCTATATTATGTATGTAcattttgagatgattttttGGCTTTGTCATTATTTAGTTTCATTAATAACACCTAAGATGTTATTTGATTCCACCAACTAGAGAAATTATGCAATTAATTACTCCACTATATCATTAATCTCATACAAGAAGATTGTTTGAGATAAAGGTGTATATTCTCACCAATCACCAATATACATATATGACATGCCTATTCGCCAAAAGGACAAGTAAAGCTCTATGGAGTGGGGCGTGGATAGCCCAAATATGATCAACACATAAAAGCGTGATACAAATTGGAAACTAACTTTTAAGAACAATTGattaaactagaaaaaaaaaaagaacaattaCCATTGGTGGCTAATTATTGGCTACCGTGCTGACTAAGCACAGCAGCCtttgccttaaaaaaaaaaaatttggtttccCTGCTGTACTTCGTCAGCACGGTAGGTATAGTATGAAAACACAACTTTATCACAACAACAATTCaccgactttttttttttctagttatAATCTAAGGAATTAGCCCTATTTACAAGACTCGAAATTAAGACCATTATCCCTATCTGTTTTCTCTGATGGCACAGTATACATTGGGCCACAAATTTGACAAAACACGCCTAGACATGTGATTTTTTGGTTCACACACATCAAGCCCCCTTTCTTTGTGAATTTGTGGCCTCATCCTCTTGTCATAAAGAGAGAGGCCCATCAACAAATTCTGGACCATTTTGCGACCTGTGTCCCTATTCTGAATTTAAGGCCCCTTTTGTGAACGGGCTACAGTGTGTTGAACCCAGGCCTCCCAATGCCTTGTTTGTCGTCGGTGGCTGTAGACTTTTTTAAGGAGTCGAATATTTGGTATTCCATCTTTATTCgtatattatatgaataaagtTAGAGTTCAACTATTAAATGAACTATAAATGTTACTTAAATTTAACTTGTTAATTTGTATaaatattcaattttgaattcaaGTTCAACTCATTAAAATAAATGATCTTTTGGaaataatttaattatattttttaaaaaataatattttccaATTCTCTCTCTCATTCTATGGATGAGATATTTATTGAACTAATTTCAATATCTattgataatttttcaaaatgaacaaCAAACAACTATATATATGTTGATATCTTTTAACTTACATAACAAGCCATATATATGCTTCTTATCCTCTAGCAAGCCATATATTTCTTTccgtttttcttttattacaaCACTTAATCCTTTATTCTTTGAATTCTTAAGACTATACTACAcatagaaaaaatattattgagTCAAGTGCTAATATTATATTATTAAACATatttatatttgtatttatttgttCTTATAATTATATGCGTGTTTGCGAACTGTTCGAATAGTTCGCAAACAGTTCATGTTCGACTCGATTATAAAACAAGTATAACATTGTGTTCGAATTCGATTTATTTATTgaatgattcaatttttttcaaactcaaaCATGTTCTCAAATAGTTGAATTCATTAAAAGCTCTAGATGCCTATATCTATTTAGTTTTGGGAATATTAATTAAGGAGTTGTTCTCCTTCAAGCTTCATATTGTTTTCGTACAGCTCATCTATCTTTCTATTATTTAGTTAATAATATTAACTTATAAAAGTCAGTAGAGTATTTTATTTCGTAAGAGTTGGGGTCAGGAATTTTGGTCCTTTTGCAGTATTCCCATCCCTCGTCGTGTGATAGCATGACGCTACAAGCTCCGTAAGTGTAAGTCGTGAAGAGGTGAAATCTTTAGTCCCACGGAGCCCCGTGTTGCAGAGACCCGTGTTGCAGTTGGACACTTCCACCTTTCCTCTCGGCCACCCCAACGAAACGACCACGCGGCGGCTTAGGAGGGGAGAAACCCTATAATAGCACCATTATTTTAGGAGAGCATTTCGACTGAGACCAGAAAATAGCAGAGATCCTTTACTCGCCTGAAATGTTTTTCCTTTCAAGTAAATGCATATAATTGGTTTTTACTATTTCATTAGAGGATTATTTGTGTAACATTATCACCAGATGGAGGAAAAGGTTCTTGATTACGTGTTAGTGCCAGTTGGGCTCGGGGGCATGCTGGTATATCACGTTTGGCTTTTCCATCAGATCGTGAAGCTCCCAACTAGCACCGTCATCGGCATCAATGCCATCAATCGCCGCTTCTGGGTTCAGGCGATGATGAAGGTTCGTCCCCCTGCccggcctttttttttttttttctgtttcttttcaaaCTGTTAATCATTCTATTCGTATATTCAAATCCAATTCGGGCATGCAAAAAGTTATTTCAAACACCAAATCTCTGATCGATTAGATATCTCGTCGCACGAAATATTACGCTCATCATCACCTGTTACCTTTttgcaatttatttattttttttggtttcctttttGTTGTAATTATTATACTAACAAGAGACATGGAAATGTAACAGTAGAAGTATGACGGAGCGAGTGAAATACGGTATATAGTAGACTAGTAGTTAAGTGGGGAGTAATAAGAACGGAAAATGCAGTTGCAGGCATGAAATTGTACGAATGGGATTGATTCATTAATTGGTTGCAGGACGCGTCGAAAAATGGGGTTCTGGCGGTGCAAACATTGAGAAACAACATAATGGCATCAACCCTGTTGGCATCGACGGCCATCATGCTCAGTTCTGTCATTGCAGTATTGATGACTGGCATGAGCAGGCAATGGGGAGGTGAGCATGATCATGAgcctgattcttcttcttcttcatcatcttcttcttcttcttctccaacaGGGATTTGGTTTCTCGATGTGGTGGGAGACAAGAGCCAGCTGGCGTTCTCCATCAAGTATTTTAGCATACTGGTATGCTTCTTGGTCGCATTCTTGTTTAACGTTCAGTCCATAAGGTATTACAGCCACGCTAGCATCCTCATCAACGTCCCCACCGACCACCATCCCCGCCAACCGCATCACTACTGCGTCACTCCTGACTACGTCGCCGCCACTGTGAATAGGGGAAGCTATTTCTGGTCGCTTGGTTTGCGGGCCTTTTacttctctttcccactttttttttggatctTTGGACCCATTCCTATGTTCTTGTGCTGCGTTCTTCTCGTTTTCTTGCTCTATTTTCTGGACCTTACCCTGGATCTTGGCTGGGTTGGCGGTACGTGTACCCAACATGAAATGGAAAATCCACCCTTCAGGGACGAGAACGACCGAAGCAATTAATTCCACTCTTTTTAGATTCCTTGTTTCGACGCAGTTTCCATTCAATCTAAGTTGAATCAAACTGCTCCTCCATTACCTCCCCCCCAcaaccaaccaaaaaaaaaaatgatggttTGTCGTTGTAGATTTTTACCACTCCTTGTTGTAATTCATGCTCTATTTTCGACTTAAATCTCTTCTTCTGTGGAGTTCAATCATTCCCAATAATATGCTCTACTTTTAATAGTGATTTTTATTGATTCATTTGGTTTTGTAGCTCAGCTAAAACTGTCTTgaggtttgagttttttttttttgggtggtttGAGGAATTATACTTGCCTAAATTCTATTGAACACGATTAagtttctttttagttttttattttttttaatgagagAAAAAGACCGAGTTACctttaaatttagaaattttaaaGGTATAATTCGATGTTTAATATACTACCAACTTAACActgtttacttttttttttggggcctTAGTTTAGATGCATCGCCTGGGTATGATATTCGATGTGCTTTGTGTACGTGTTTTTGGATTCTAATAATGTGGCACTAATATTAACCCTGGAAACTatgcctcaaaaaaaaaaaaaaaaaaaaaaattggtgatGGGGAAAATTCTTCACGGTGTGAAAGAAGCAAATGCAGGAGAGCAGATTTGAACCCACCAAAAGCAGGCAGACGACTACAGGAACAATTCCGCCTACTCGGACTGGATTCAGTCGTTCCCAGAAGCAGCCCCCTGCCCTGGTTGTGTTTTTCCAATCCTAAAAGCCATACCTCACACAAATTTTGCTAACCATTGCTTTGGAATCCAAAGCATGCAGACAAATTTTGCCCCTCGGATTGCATCCACCAGCCTCAACTTCAGCCTCATATTGCCAGCTCGAGTCACCGCTTATTTCCTGGATGCCATTACTTGATTTGTTTGTTGAGGGAATGAATTACCAGTGCATATGTCATTCATTCTCCAGAGTTTGGGATGTCGGCTCTCTATTCTGCTATACATGAAAAATTTACTTGCCCAAATATAGTCAGCATAAATGTCAATCCTGCGACTCCTAAAATTAGAATGCCTTGACCACAAAGAACACCGCTGAATGGAGAACTGGCGGAATACTACGGCCTGTTTTATCAGAAAAAATACTACTGGTGCATCTGAATACTTCAAAACACAAGTATTTATGTACATTACTAGTCCACCAGTTGAGTTAATTCTGAAATTTGTTTGAATTTGGTAAGAGATAAAAATGAGTCAAATcgaggagagagagaggttgGATAACACttgaaaaacatttttttttttttaaaaaaaaaaaaagtcaaatcgGGATACGACAAAATGTGAATATTTGTGGCCAACTCATGGAAATAGTAGTACTGAGGAAGCATTAAGAATTTCTATGCAGTATGCACCTATGGTCTTGCGTAAGGAacgggaaaaataaaaaatgtgtcAGTTCCAAGATTCCAACTAATCCGGGGAACGAAAAACCTCAAAGGAACGCTTTTGGGTCGGCAAATGGCGAGAAACCAATGCCCCTCCCTCGCCTCATGCCTTGCCGGCAGGCTCAGACTACGATATACTGTACTAATATAATAAGaaattgggggggggggggggtgggatACAAAGATTAGCAAATAtccgttttcttttttctctttttattacACGTCACATAAGAATGGCAATTTATTAGGATTAGCCGGCAGTGGCCAGCCGGCATCTCCTTGCTATTATATTGTGCTGTCATTGGCAGTA
This portion of the Coffea arabica cultivar ET-39 chromosome 2e, Coffea Arabica ET-39 HiFi, whole genome shotgun sequence genome encodes:
- the LOC113729697 gene encoding uncharacterized protein; translation: MEEKVLDYVLVPVGLGGMLVYHVWLFHQIVKLPTSTVIGINAINRRFWVQAMMKDASKNGVLAVQTLRNNIMASTLLASTAIMLSSVIAVLMTGMSRQWGGEHDHEPDSSSSSSSSSSSSPTGIWFLDVVGDKSQLAFSIKYFSILVCFLVAFLFNVQSIRYYSHASILINVPTDHHPRQPHHYCVTPDYVAATVNRGSYFWSLGLRAFYFSFPLFFWIFGPIPMFLCCVLLVFLLYFLDLTLDLGWVGGTCTQHEMENPPFRDENDRSN